The following proteins are encoded in a genomic region of Arachis ipaensis cultivar K30076 chromosome B02, Araip1.1, whole genome shotgun sequence:
- the LOC107624808 gene encoding hydroquinone glucosyltransferase-like isoform X1, with translation MELEMEMKKKTCIAMVPCPGHGHLIPLLEFAKRFLLHHRDDFHVTFLIPTLGPPSPSTIAIINTLPSNIDFTFLPPVNIQDLHLQTDHPVPQMILTVRHTLPSLKDALASLSSRTNLVALVLDAFSLEALHLAKEFNVSSYLAFASGAATLSFVLSFPKFDESFSSEFESEPEFLDLERRVAVPGCDYASFKVKDLPDPLLFCRSGEIYTLFLSVCQKASLVDRIIVNTFNDLEPEALRALHNGSSSCSVYAVGPIVAQPNQNQDEKIHECVAWLNHQPLKSVLYICFGSGGTLSQEQVNEIAFGLELSGHKFLWVVRVPNKIPNSGYVIGQKEDPIQYLPPGFVERTKEQGLVVPSWAPQIEILAHGSTGGFLSHCGWNSTLESIVHGVPMIAWPLFAEQRMNAILLTDVLRVAARPQGEEDGVVNREEIAKVVKRIMDHGNEEGLEMRKRIQELSYAAAAALSENGSSTKALSSLAHELLNKNV, from the coding sequence ATGGAGTTGGAGATGGAGATGAAGAAGAAAACATGCATTGCTATGGTTCCATGCCCAGGACATGGCCATCTCATACCACTTCTTGAGTTTGCAAAGcgttttcttcttcatcacagagatGATTTCCATGTCACCTTCCTTATTCCCACTCTTGgtcctccttctccttccacCATCGCCATCATCAACACTCTCCCTTCAAACATTGACTTCACTTTTCTCCCTCCGGTCAACATTCAAGACCTTCATCTTCAGACCGACCACCCCGTTCCCCAGATGATCCTTACCGTTCGCCACACTCTTCCCTCTCTCAAAGACGCATTAGCTTCATTGAGTTCTCGAACTAACCTTGTTGCTTTAGTTCTTGACGCGTTCTCCCTCGAAGCACTTCATCTCGCTAAAGAGTTCAACGTCTCTTCCTACCTTGCATTTGCCTCTGGCGCTGCAACACTCTCCTTCGTTCTTTCCTTTCCAAAGTTTGATGAAAGCTTCTCCTCCGAATTTGAATCCGAACCCGAGTTTCTTGACTTGGAACGAAGAGTGGCTGTTCCTGGTTGTGATTATGCTTCTTTTAAGGTGAAGGACCTTCCAGATCCGCTTCTGTTTTGTCGATCAGGTGAAATCTACACACTATTTCTCAGTGTGTGCCAGAAAGCCTCTTTGGTTGATAGAATCATAGTGAATACCTTCAATGATTTAGAACCAGAGGCCTTGCGAGCTTTACACAAcggttcttcttcttgttctgttTATGCGGTTGGACCCATCGTTGCTCAACCTAATCAAAACCAAGATGAAAAGATTCATGAATGTGTTGCATGGTTGAACCATCAGCCATTGAAATCTGTGTTGTATATATGTTTCGGAAGTGGTGGAACACTCTCTCAGGAGCAAGTGAATGAGATAGCATTCGGATTGGAATTGAGTGGACACAAATTTTTGTGGGTAGTGAGAGTCCCAAACAAGATTCCGAATTCCGGTTATGTTATTGGACAAAAGGAGGATCCAATTCAATACTTGCCACCGGGTTTTGTGGAGAGAACCAAAGAACAAGGCCTAGTGGTTCCATCATGGGCACCACAAATTGAGATCCTTGCTCATGGCTCCACTGGTGGGTTCTTGAGTCATTGTGGTTGGAACTCAACGCTTGAGAGCATTGTTCATGGTGTTCCCATGATTGCATGGCCATTGTTTGCTGAGCAGAGAATGAATGCAATTCTGCTCACGGATGTGCTCAGAGTTGCAGCGAGGCCACAGGGTGAAGAGGATGGGGTTGTGAACAGAGAAGAAATTGCCAAAGTTGTGAAGAGAATCATGGACCACGGTAATGAAGAAGGGTTGGAAATGAGAAAGAGGATTCAAGAGTTGAGTTATGCTGCTGCTGCTGCACTCAGTGAAAATGGCTCTTCTACCAAGGCACTCTCGAGTCTTGCACATGAATTGCTGAACAAGAACGTTTAA
- the LOC107624808 gene encoding hydroquinone glucosyltransferase-like isoform X2 — protein sequence MELEMEMKKKTCIAMVPCPGHGHLIPLLEFAKRFLLHHRDDFHVTFLIPTLGPPSPSTIAIINTLPSNIDFTFLPPVNIQDLHLQTDHPVPQMILTVRHTLPSLKDALASLSSRTNLVALVLDAFSLEALHLAKEFNVSSYLAFASGAATLSFVLSFPKFDESFSSEFESEPEFLDLERRVAVPGCDYASFKVKDLPDPLLFCRSGEIYTLFLSVCQKASLVDRIIVNTFNDLEPEALRALHNGSSSCSVYAVGPIVAQPNQNQDEKIHECVAWLNHQPLKSVLYICFGSGGTLSQEQVNEIAFGLELSGHKFLWVVRVPNKIPNSGYVIGQKEDPIQYLPPGFVERTKEQGLVVPSWAPQIEILAHGSTGGFLSHCGWNSTLESIVFCSRMCSELQRGHRVKRMGL from the exons ATGGAGTTGGAGATGGAGATGAAGAAGAAAACATGCATTGCTATGGTTCCATGCCCAGGACATGGCCATCTCATACCACTTCTTGAGTTTGCAAAGcgttttcttcttcatcacagagatGATTTCCATGTCACCTTCCTTATTCCCACTCTTGgtcctccttctccttccacCATCGCCATCATCAACACTCTCCCTTCAAACATTGACTTCACTTTTCTCCCTCCGGTCAACATTCAAGACCTTCATCTTCAGACCGACCACCCCGTTCCCCAGATGATCCTTACCGTTCGCCACACTCTTCCCTCTCTCAAAGACGCATTAGCTTCATTGAGTTCTCGAACTAACCTTGTTGCTTTAGTTCTTGACGCGTTCTCCCTCGAAGCACTTCATCTCGCTAAAGAGTTCAACGTCTCTTCCTACCTTGCATTTGCCTCTGGCGCTGCAACACTCTCCTTCGTTCTTTCCTTTCCAAAGTTTGATGAAAGCTTCTCCTCCGAATTTGAATCCGAACCCGAGTTTCTTGACTTGGAACGAAGAGTGGCTGTTCCTGGTTGTGATTATGCTTCTTTTAAGGTGAAGGACCTTCCAGATCCGCTTCTGTTTTGTCGATCAGGTGAAATCTACACACTATTTCTCAGTGTGTGCCAGAAAGCCTCTTTGGTTGATAGAATCATAGTGAATACCTTCAATGATTTAGAACCAGAGGCCTTGCGAGCTTTACACAAcggttcttcttcttgttctgttTATGCGGTTGGACCCATCGTTGCTCAACCTAATCAAAACCAAGATGAAAAGATTCATGAATGTGTTGCATGGTTGAACCATCAGCCATTGAAATCTGTGTTGTATATATGTTTCGGAAGTGGTGGAACACTCTCTCAGGAGCAAGTGAATGAGATAGCATTCGGATTGGAATTGAGTGGACACAAATTTTTGTGGGTAGTGAGAGTCCCAAACAAGATTCCGAATTCCGGTTATGTTATTGGACAAAAGGAGGATCCAATTCAATACTTGCCACCGGGTTTTGTGGAGAGAACCAAAGAACAAGGCCTAGTGGTTCCATCATGGGCACCACAAATTGAGATCCTTGCTCATGGCTCCACTGGTGGGTTCTTGAGTCATTGTGGTTGGAACTCAACGCTTGAGAGCATTGTT TTCTGCTCACGGATGTGCTCAGAGTTGCAGCGAGGCCACAGGGTGAAGAGGATGGGGTTGTGA